The Nostoc sp. PCC 7524 nucleotide sequence TTAGAGGAATTCAAAACGCAAAAGAATAAAAGCAGATAATCTTTAACAATAGTAGAACATATATAAGGTCGCCAGCAAAATGCCGTGGTTTGTCAAGATAGAGCAGGGCAAAGTTGATAAATCCATCTTTGACCAATACATACCCGCTCACAAAGCTTATGTTCAAGAGTTAATTGCCAAAGGCCATCAAGCCAAATCAGGTTATTGGTCAAAGTTTGGCGGTGGGATGTTGCTGTTTGAGGCTAACTCAATGGAGGAAGCAGAGGCGATTGTCGCTAGTGACCCCTTGGTAAAAAACGGCTGCGTCAACTATCAACTTTATGAATGGAAAATCGTAGTCGAATAACACACACTTACGCAATATTAGTGTTATACTTTGTTTAGACCTGGATCTATGCGACTGCAACGCCTAAACCTTGTCAGGACCGGAAGGTAGCAGCAATACGGGATGCTTGTAGTAGGCGTAGTCTCCGGGTCGCCCTATTTTCTAGGAGTAATCAGCAGCGATGCCTGGTTTTGGAGATATAGTTCAAAAGGCTTTTTACCTCGGTATCGGGTTGGCTTCCTACGCCGGTGAGAAAGCTGGGGAAAAATTAACTGAACTGCGATCGCAAGCCCAAAAACTGGCAGATGAAATGGTAGCTAAGGGCGAGATGACCACAGAAGAAGCCCGCCGCTTTGTGGAAGATATGATGACCCAAGCTCAACAAGCACCAACATCGGCTGAAACTCCTGAGAAACCGCCAACTTCTGAACCTCGTCGCATCGAAATCTTAGAGGAAGACGAAGAACCAACGGTCAAAGAGGCATCAACAGAAAATGTGGATCAACTCCGCGAACAAGTGCTACAACTGCAAGAAGAGTTGAAAAGATTGCAAAACGATTAATCATCCCCAACTCCTTACTCTAACAGCAGCAGTCAGCACAGTCATACGTTAGTGGAATGTCGTGTCCACAAGAATCTATAATATAGATTACCTAGGGTGTACTCTAGT carries:
- a CDS encoding YciI family protein, translated to MPWFVKIEQGKVDKSIFDQYIPAHKAYVQELIAKGHQAKSGYWSKFGGGMLLFEANSMEEAEAIVASDPLVKNGCVNYQLYEWKIVVE
- a CDS encoding phasin family protein, which encodes MPGFGDIVQKAFYLGIGLASYAGEKAGEKLTELRSQAQKLADEMVAKGEMTTEEARRFVEDMMTQAQQAPTSAETPEKPPTSEPRRIEILEEDEEPTVKEASTENVDQLREQVLQLQEELKRLQND